The stretch of DNA CGGAGCGGGCGCATATCGGAAGCCATCAAGGGGATAGGGATGAAGGCGATTCAGGCGTTGGCATTGGCGTGTGCGATTCTGGCGGTCGGGGGTTGTGGCGGCAAAGGCGGAGGCAAGGCGAAAGCAGCACCTACGCCTTCTACACCTGCACCGGCACCCGCACCGGCCGCGACCGTCTCGGTCTCCATCAGCACACCGGCCACTTCGGGAGACGTCATTCTCGGCGATGACTTCAGGGCCTCGGTCGGCGGCAACTGGGTCGGCAACAACCTCGGCGCGAACCAGGTCTACCTGCAGGTCAGCGACAGCGCCGGTACGTTCACGACGCCCGGCGCCCAGGTCGCCGACGTCAGCGGCTTCAACTACACCCTTCCGCTGTCCAGCGGCGTGACGCCTGGAAACCGCACCGGCACCCTCACCGTAAGGGCGTGCAAGGACGCGCAGTGCGCGCAGCCTTACAGCAACGCCTCGGCGACGGTCGGCTACCAGTTGCAGGTGTTTGAACCGTCGATCGGCGTGGTCATCACTTCTCCGGCGCTCGTCGAGTCCGTGGACCTTGGTGACAACTTCCGGACCGCGGTCAGCGGCACCTGGACCACGACGCACCTGGGCACGAACAAGGTCTACCTGCAGGTCAGCGACAACGCCGGCACGTTCGCAACGCCGGCGCCGCAACTGGCGATGGTGGGGGGCAACACGTTCGATTTCCCGCTGGGCCTGGTGGAGGGACTGCCGGCAGGGCCGCGCAACGGCCTGCTCACGGTCCGTGCCTGCCGCGACACGATGTGCACCCAGCCCTACAAGGACGCCATCGCGTCCATCGGCTACCAGTTGCAGTTCATGCGCATCGACGAGTGGGAGACGCACCAGCGCAATGCCGCGCACGACGGCTACGTGCCGATCACCCTGGATCCATCGAAGTTCGCCAAGGCCTGGGAATGGAAGTACGTGCCGGCCTCCGGGCAGTTCAACAACATCAATGCCGTCGCCACCAGCAACGGTTCGGTCTATGTCAGCACCGGGGCCTATTTCACCGAGGGCAGGATGTTTTCGCTGAACGAATCCACCGGGCAGCTGCGCTGGAACGTGTCGTTCGGTGTCCAGCCAGGACTGAACCCGCCCGCCTACCATGACGGACGCATCTACATCGCCACGACCGGGCACCAGGACACGTACCTGTGGTCGTTCGATGCGGCCGACGGCACGTTCAAGTTCAAGTCGACGTTCGACGGCCAATGGCCGGCGGTGCTCGCGCCGACCGCCTACGACGGACAGGTCTACGTGAACGGCGGCTACTACGGCGGATCCGTCTACGCCTACGACCGGATGGACGGCACCCGCCTGTGGATGGGCAACAGCGGCGGCGGCGACGACATGTCGACGCCGGCCATCGACGCAGACAACGCGTACTACCACTCCGGTGCGTCGCTGGTGATCTGGAACCGCATGACGGGCCAGGCCGTCGCCAACATCACCGATCCGTTCGCAACGTCCAGCGGATACTCCTATCACGGCTCGCCGATGCTGGGCGGGCGCAACAACGTGATCGCCTTCGCCGGCTCGGCATT from Lysobacter arenosi encodes:
- a CDS encoding PQQ-binding-like beta-propeller repeat protein, whose protein sequence is MKAIQALALACAILAVGGCGGKGGGKAKAAPTPSTPAPAPAPAATVSVSISTPATSGDVILGDDFRASVGGNWVGNNLGANQVYLQVSDSAGTFTTPGAQVADVSGFNYTLPLSSGVTPGNRTGTLTVRACKDAQCAQPYSNASATVGYQLQVFEPSIGVVITSPALVESVDLGDNFRTAVSGTWTTTHLGTNKVYLQVSDNAGTFATPAPQLAMVGGNTFDFPLGLVEGLPAGPRNGLLTVRACRDTMCTQPYKDAIASIGYQLQFMRIDEWETHQRNAAHDGYVPITLDPSKFAKAWEWKYVPASGQFNNINAVATSNGSVYVSTGAYFTEGRMFSLNESTGQLRWNVSFGVQPGLNPPAYHDGRIYIATTGHQDTYLWSFDAADGTFKFKSTFDGQWPAVLAPTAYDGQVYVNGGYYGGSVYAYDRMDGTRLWMGNSGGGDDMSTPAIDADNAYYHSGASLVIWNRMTGQAVANITDPFATSSGYSYHGSPMLGGRNNVIAFAGSAFSGTGFPSGEHYDQRVLSSFNIGTKAWEWATRDAYLTHPAVAKGVIYAARNRPNYLDAIDEATGRILWSWSPMPDQGDTEFHRNIIVTRNLLFVSTNVAVYAIDLATHKPVWRYPVPGMLAISANRTLYISSGATSSNGTLVAIKLK